Proteins encoded by one window of Chondromyces crocatus:
- a CDS encoding retropepsin-like aspartic protease: MAKKRPTCHAHPEAPATASCARCYVPLCTVCRVQEAMDSYCARCMKSRRRAPYVRAALTLLGLGVAGLVTFFVYRSYEAPYDHGKHTNEIFQLDGALTKEPCDRAKAEKLLELLLETGDNRAVITRGKAFHDKCGAHDKLTLLMARAHQNVSEWNEADVAFTQLVETEPYNSFYRAYRGRNHQMKGDVDAAISDFQQAYLLYPHAVDVPTELATLYEKQGKFCEAASALQQLAFLHKTQPFAAGLDERVRTLEQKGNCTGSADARAIIRMKPNESVLHAKVKVNGQEAAAFLVDTGASHVTLPRVLADRLGVRLSGAEEVVLRTANGRKTGHLVLLPSVAVEGVEARQVPAIVVDELSPGIEGLLGLSFLTRFDFRQADRVLELLPRGTKPAAPPSPPPSSP; this comes from the coding sequence ATGGCCAAGAAGCGTCCCACGTGCCACGCCCACCCCGAGGCGCCAGCGACGGCCTCCTGCGCCCGCTGCTACGTCCCCCTCTGCACCGTCTGTCGGGTCCAGGAGGCGATGGACTCGTACTGCGCCAGGTGCATGAAGAGCCGTCGCCGCGCCCCGTACGTGCGCGCCGCCTTGACGCTTCTGGGCCTCGGCGTGGCCGGACTCGTGACCTTCTTCGTCTACCGGAGCTACGAGGCCCCCTACGACCACGGCAAGCACACCAACGAGATCTTCCAGCTCGATGGCGCGCTGACGAAGGAGCCGTGCGACCGCGCGAAAGCCGAGAAGCTGCTCGAACTCCTGCTCGAGACCGGCGACAACCGCGCGGTCATCACCCGCGGCAAGGCGTTCCACGACAAGTGCGGCGCCCACGACAAGCTCACCCTCCTCATGGCGCGCGCCCACCAGAACGTGAGCGAGTGGAACGAGGCCGACGTCGCCTTCACCCAGCTCGTCGAGACCGAGCCCTACAACTCGTTCTACCGCGCCTACCGCGGCCGCAACCACCAGATGAAGGGCGACGTCGACGCCGCCATCTCCGACTTCCAGCAGGCTTACCTGCTCTACCCCCACGCCGTCGACGTCCCGACCGAGCTGGCCACCCTCTACGAGAAGCAAGGGAAGTTCTGCGAGGCCGCCTCGGCGCTCCAGCAGCTCGCCTTCCTCCACAAGACCCAGCCCTTCGCCGCCGGCCTCGACGAGCGCGTGCGAACCCTGGAACAGAAAGGCAACTGCACCGGCTCCGCCGACGCTCGCGCCATCATCCGGATGAAACCGAACGAGAGCGTGCTCCACGCCAAGGTCAAGGTGAACGGCCAGGAAGCTGCCGCGTTCCTGGTCGACACCGGCGCGAGTCACGTCACCTTGCCGCGCGTCCTCGCCGACCGCCTCGGTGTCCGCCTGAGCGGCGCCGAAGAGGTCGTCCTGCGCACCGCCAACGGCCGCAAGACCGGCCACCTCGTCCTGCTCCCCTCCGTGGCCGTCGAAGGCGTCGAGGCCCGCCAGGTCCCCGCCATCGTGGTCGACGAGCTGAGCCCGGGCATCGAGGGCCTCCTCGGCCTGAGCTTCCTGACCCGCTTCGACTTCCGGCAAGCCGACCGCGTGCTCGAACTCCTCCCCCGCGGCACGAAGCCGGCCGCGCCCCCATCTCCGCCCCCGTCTTCACCGTGA
- a CDS encoding TetR/AcrR family transcriptional regulator, with protein MGRPRNTELRRAQIADAFIAVVADVGVDAATVPAIAEAAGLSPGLVHYHFETKDEILPLAIERLSLLLEMRIEGRLRAAGDDPRARLHALVNAWLARDESADPRAVRAWAALGAAAARNADVRALTAAFTGRVVERWEREVLAALSPERRERARDIATTLVLGIEGALRVGTMSDALAPGDGARLGRALVDALLAP; from the coding sequence ATGGGGCGCCCGAGGAACACCGAGCTTCGCCGCGCGCAGATCGCGGATGCGTTCATCGCGGTGGTGGCCGACGTGGGCGTGGATGCCGCGACGGTGCCGGCCATCGCAGAGGCGGCGGGGCTGTCGCCAGGGCTGGTCCACTACCACTTCGAGACGAAGGACGAGATCCTGCCGCTGGCGATCGAGCGGCTCTCCTTGCTGCTGGAGATGCGGATCGAGGGGCGTCTGCGCGCAGCCGGAGACGATCCGCGGGCGCGGCTGCACGCGCTGGTGAACGCGTGGCTCGCGCGGGACGAGAGCGCGGATCCGCGGGCGGTGCGGGCGTGGGCCGCGCTGGGGGCGGCAGCGGCGCGTAACGCAGACGTGCGGGCGTTGACCGCGGCGTTCACGGGGCGCGTGGTGGAGCGGTGGGAGCGCGAGGTGCTCGCAGCGCTGTCGCCGGAGCGGAGGGAGCGAGCGCGCGACATCGCGACGACGCTGGTGCTGGGGATCGAGGGGGCGCTGCGGGTGGGGACGATGAGCGATGCGCTGGCGCCTGGGGATGGGGCGCGGCTGGGGCGCGCACTGGTGGACGCGCTGCTGGCGCCCTGA
- a CDS encoding ethanolamine ammonia-lyase subunit EutB → MEYRHTVAGHTWLFRDLKDLLARGSPARSGDQLAGIAAHSAAERMAARMALAEVPLRRFLDEALIPYESDEVTRLILDTHDADAFAEIAHLTVGDLRDWLLSDAADTEALTRIQRGLTPEMTAAVSKLMRNQDLILAARKCRVVTRFRNTIGLPGHLSVRLQPNHPTDDPRGIAASILDGLLYGSGDAVIGINPATDSLPALTELLKLTGDIIERFAIPTQSCVLTHVTSQIQAIEQGAPVDLVFQSVAGTESANKGFGISLALLAEARSAALSLKRGTLGDNVMYFETGQGSALSADAHHGVDQQTCEARAYAVARAFSPLLTNTVVGFIGPEYLYDGKQIIRAGLEDHFCGKLLGVPLGCDVCYTNHAEADQDDMDTLLTLLGTAGVAFIMGVPGADDIMLNYQSTSFHDALYLRELLGLARAPEFDAWLQKMDIADEKRRIKPIPSGHPMLAPMSARKLAP, encoded by the coding sequence ATGGAGTACCGGCACACCGTCGCGGGTCACACCTGGCTCTTCCGGGACCTCAAGGACCTGCTCGCGCGCGGAAGCCCTGCGCGCTCCGGCGACCAGCTCGCGGGCATCGCGGCCCACTCCGCGGCCGAGCGCATGGCAGCGCGCATGGCCCTCGCCGAGGTCCCCCTCCGACGCTTCCTCGACGAAGCCCTCATCCCGTACGAGTCCGACGAGGTCACCCGCCTCATCCTCGACACCCACGACGCCGACGCCTTCGCCGAGATCGCGCACCTCACCGTCGGCGACCTCCGCGACTGGCTCCTCTCCGATGCCGCCGACACCGAAGCCCTCACCCGCATCCAGCGCGGCCTCACCCCCGAGATGACCGCCGCCGTCAGCAAGCTGATGCGCAACCAGGACCTCATCCTGGCCGCCCGCAAGTGCCGCGTCGTCACCCGCTTCCGCAACACCATCGGCTTGCCCGGCCACCTCTCGGTCCGCCTCCAGCCCAACCACCCCACCGACGATCCCCGTGGCATCGCCGCCTCCATCCTCGACGGCCTCCTCTACGGCTCTGGCGACGCCGTCATCGGCATCAACCCCGCCACCGACAGCCTTCCCGCCCTCACCGAGCTGCTCAAGCTCACCGGCGACATCATCGAGCGCTTCGCCATCCCCACCCAGTCCTGCGTGCTCACCCACGTCACCAGCCAGATCCAGGCCATCGAGCAGGGCGCCCCCGTCGATCTCGTCTTCCAGTCCGTCGCTGGCACCGAGAGCGCCAACAAGGGCTTCGGCATCAGCCTCGCCTTGCTCGCCGAAGCCCGTAGCGCTGCCCTCTCCCTGAAGCGCGGCACGCTCGGCGACAACGTCATGTACTTCGAGACCGGCCAGGGCTCCGCGCTCTCCGCCGACGCCCACCACGGCGTCGATCAGCAGACCTGCGAAGCGCGCGCCTACGCCGTCGCCCGCGCCTTCTCCCCTCTGCTCACCAACACCGTCGTCGGCTTCATCGGCCCCGAGTACCTCTACGACGGCAAGCAGATCATCCGCGCCGGCCTGGAAGATCACTTCTGCGGCAAGCTCCTCGGCGTCCCCCTCGGCTGCGACGTTTGCTACACGAACCACGCCGAGGCCGATCAGGACGACATGGACACCCTCTTGACGCTGCTCGGAACCGCGGGCGTCGCATTCATCATGGGGGTCCCGGGCGCCGACGACATCATGCTCAACTACCAGAGCACCTCGTTCCATGACGCCCTCTACCTGCGCGAGCTCCTCGGCCTCGCGCGCGCCCCGGAGTTCGACGCATGGCTACAGAAGATGGACATCGCGGACGAGAAGCGCCGGATCAAGCCGATCCCCTCCGGTCACCCGATGCTGGCGCCCATGAGCGCACGAAAGCTCGCCCCGTGA
- the eutC gene encoding ethanolamine ammonia-lyase subunit EutC: MSGDASSPVTAPSRPVSGGIIVADPWTELRAHTAARIALGRTGSSLPTREVLRFGFAHAEARDAVHVPLDDEALHAALKASGWETLQVRSAAPDRHTYLLRPDLGRKLDEDAAAKLDERAGDGCDVLFVVGDGLSSAAVQRHAVPLLDAVRGRMPKSWRVGPVIVARQARVALGDPLGERLRARLVAMLIGERPGLSSPDSLGVYITFDPKPGRTDADRNCLSNVRPEGLPYDDAAHRLVWLIQESFRLQVSGVALKDRSDLLEIESSGSPSSPASSHPSR, encoded by the coding sequence GTGAGCGGCGACGCTTCGAGCCCTGTGACGGCGCCTTCTCGCCCCGTCAGCGGCGGCATCATCGTCGCCGATCCCTGGACGGAGCTGCGTGCCCACACGGCCGCGCGCATCGCCCTCGGCCGCACCGGATCCAGCCTGCCCACGCGCGAGGTCCTGCGGTTCGGGTTCGCGCACGCCGAGGCGCGGGACGCGGTACACGTGCCGCTCGACGACGAGGCCTTGCACGCCGCGCTGAAGGCCTCTGGCTGGGAGACGCTCCAGGTACGCAGCGCCGCACCGGATCGCCACACCTACCTCTTGCGACCCGACCTCGGCCGAAAGCTCGACGAAGACGCCGCAGCGAAGCTCGACGAGCGCGCCGGAGACGGCTGCGACGTCCTGTTCGTGGTGGGCGACGGCCTCTCTTCCGCGGCAGTGCAGCGCCACGCCGTCCCGTTGCTCGATGCGGTCCGAGGCCGCATGCCCAAATCCTGGCGCGTGGGCCCCGTGATCGTCGCGCGCCAGGCCCGGGTCGCGCTCGGCGATCCGCTCGGCGAGCGCCTGCGCGCCCGGCTGGTGGCGATGCTCATCGGCGAGCGCCCGGGCCTGAGTTCTCCCGACAGCCTCGGCGTGTACATCACCTTCGACCCGAAGCCCGGCCGCACCGATGCCGACCGCAACTGCCTCTCCAACGTGCGCCCCGAAGGCCTGCCCTACGACGACGCCGCGCACCGGCTGGTGTGGCTGATCCAGGAGTCCTTCCGCCTCCAGGTGAGCGGCGTCGCCCTGAAAGATCGCAGCGACCTGCTGGAGATCGAGAGCAGCGGCAGCCCGTCCAGCCCTGCCTCCTCCCACCCATCCCGCTGA
- a CDS encoding STAS/SEC14 domain-containing protein gives MVSRRTTPPGEPGAERARGDRPSTPGLTYADRVTRPSEPGAERAPRERPSAPGLTYADRVTRPSEPGAERARGDRPSTSGLTYYGRHLLHHEPPDLYVVRLEGMLSPDEIRAMIADSRDFVAQAKYMLLLLDLRTHWAAPAETRKLVASIERRKAPRFMACLGGSFASRVMVSVGVRASNLFSPGGMMAAFFEDEGPARAWLYTQRRRMTGQGDAPP, from the coding sequence ATGGTGTCACGCCGCACGACGCCTCCCGGGGAGCCTGGCGCCGAGCGCGCCCGGGGGGACAGGCCGAGCACGCCAGGGCTGACGTACGCCGACCGGGTGACGCGGCCTTCGGAGCCTGGCGCCGAGCGTGCTCCGAGGGAGAGGCCGAGCGCGCCAGGGCTGACGTATGCCGACCGGGTGACGCGGCCTTCGGAGCCCGGCGCCGAGCGCGCCCGTGGGGACAGGCCGAGCACCTCCGGGCTGACCTACTACGGCCGCCATCTGCTCCACCACGAGCCGCCGGATCTCTACGTGGTGCGGCTGGAGGGGATGCTCTCGCCGGACGAGATCCGGGCGATGATCGCCGACAGCCGGGACTTCGTCGCGCAGGCGAAATACATGCTGCTGCTGCTCGATCTGCGGACGCACTGGGCGGCGCCGGCCGAGACGCGGAAGCTCGTGGCGAGCATCGAGCGGCGGAAGGCGCCGCGGTTCATGGCGTGTCTCGGGGGGTCGTTCGCCTCGCGGGTGATGGTGAGCGTGGGGGTGCGGGCCTCGAACCTCTTCTCCCCTGGCGGGATGATGGCGGCGTTCTTCGAGGATGAGGGGCCAGCGCGCGCGTGGCTGTACACGCAGCGTCGGCGGATGACGGGGCAAGGCGACGCGCCGCCGTGA
- a CDS encoding TlpA family protein disulfide reductase produces the protein MNLAASALSPRRHLGLFTAALLALGATACDGGDKAQPEPPRPGQGRSNAVVAPSNALPAQTAAGAPGAPGTPGATAAKPPRAPGTLCTGQTTRPAPASPIATAAAPGEAALPAAIGFGVGKWVWVNFWAAWCKPCKEEMPRLLGWQQKLRSAGVLIDLAFISLDEDERQLNRFLQEQPGHGVRASYWLPEGPDRTSWLTGLGLKNPPDLPVHALVNPAGQVTCVIHGAVEDSDYPAVSAYLGAR, from the coding sequence ATGAACCTTGCCGCCTCCGCTCTCTCTCCCCGTCGTCACCTCGGCCTGTTCACCGCCGCCTTGCTCGCCCTCGGCGCCACCGCCTGCGACGGCGGCGACAAGGCCCAGCCCGAGCCCCCTCGCCCCGGCCAGGGCCGCAGCAACGCCGTCGTCGCCCCGAGCAACGCCCTCCCCGCCCAGACCGCCGCTGGCGCCCCTGGCGCTCCCGGCACGCCTGGCGCCACCGCCGCAAAACCCCCTCGCGCCCCTGGCACCCTGTGCACCGGCCAGACCACGCGCCCCGCCCCGGCCTCCCCCATCGCCACCGCCGCGGCCCCGGGCGAAGCCGCCCTTCCCGCCGCCATCGGCTTCGGCGTCGGCAAGTGGGTCTGGGTCAATTTCTGGGCCGCGTGGTGCAAGCCCTGCAAGGAAGAGATGCCGCGCCTCCTCGGATGGCAGCAGAAGCTCCGCAGCGCTGGCGTCCTCATCGACCTCGCCTTCATCTCCCTCGACGAAGACGAACGACAGCTCAACCGCTTCCTGCAAGAGCAACCCGGCCACGGCGTCCGCGCCAGCTACTGGCTCCCCGAAGGCCCTGATCGCACCAGCTGGCTCACCGGCCTCGGCCTGAAGAACCCGCCCGACCTCCCCGTGCATGCCCTGGTGAACCCCGCAGGCCAGGTCACCTGCGTCATCCACGGCGCCGTCGAAGACAGCGACTACCCCGCCGTCTCCGCCTACCTCGGCGCCCGCTGA